A single window of Jaculus jaculus isolate mJacJac1 chromosome 14, mJacJac1.mat.Y.cur, whole genome shotgun sequence DNA harbors:
- the Spz1 gene encoding spermatogenic leucine zipper protein 1 yields MAGSSSSAALLSPPETSSCTAGLRQEAVRPGLTISLLEIGSLSSYFSDSLFSVTPHDHLASGPQRTQTLCSLLKDIKDILKCVASFEETSTEANEALEDSSASEPMPELQGLDKVNKTLLKNLSVSLDPDKEQDTKEQMILRTESPKHVALRSARYVGNSCDRRAFSETQLAVKKRRRKSFYVQEENRRLRNNMEQLLQEAEHWSQQHTELSELIRAYQKSQKERSESLENRRVASCDRACEEGSSPRELEEQARKLSQDTQSLRLIAALLENECQILRQRVEIFKEFRHHQEKPTQVNCEQDKKSQKPVEADKVGTNKNMRASDSTCHKRDRVCRRPDACLRKKARNNWLNTRIARRAHIGRRRTPSNVR; encoded by the coding sequence ATGGCTGGCTCTTCCAGCTCAGCTGCACTGCTCTCCCCGCCTGAAACCTCCAGCTGCACTGCTGGTTTACGACAAGAAGCAGTGAGACCGGGGCTTACCATCTCCCTGCTCGAAATTGGATCTCTTTCCTCTTACTTTTCAGACTCCCTCTTTTCAGTAACGCCCCATGACCACCTGGCCTCAGGACCACAGAGGACACAGACGTTGTGTAGCCTCTTAAAGGACATTAAAGATATTCTTAAATGTGTGGCAAGCTTTGAAGAGACGAGCACAGAAGCAAACGAAGCTTTGGAGGACAGCAGCGCTTCTGAACCTATGCCAGAACTTCAAGGACTTGACAAAGTGAATAAAACGCTACTGAAAAATCTATCTGTGAGTCTAGATCCAGACAAAGAACAGGACACAAAGGAGCAGATGATATTGAGGACTGAGAGCCCTAAGCATGTGGCACTGCGATCTGCAAGGTATGTGGGAAATTCATGTGACAGAAGAGCCTTCAGCGAAACTCAGCTGGCTGTGAAAAAAAGAAGACGCAAATCTTTTTATGTTCAAGAGGAGAACAGGAGGCTGAGGAACAACATGGAGCAGTTGCTACAGGAAGCGGAGCACTGGAGCCAGCAGCACACGGAGCTCAGCGAACTGATCAGGGCCTATCAGAAATCTCAGAAGGAAAGAAGCGAGTCTCTGGAGAACCGCCGGGTGGCCTCCTGCGACCGTGCGTGTGAGGAAGGGTCCTCTCCAcgggagctggaggaacaggcCAGGAAGCTGAGCCAGGACACCCAGTCGCTGCGTCTGATCGCGGCTCTGCTGGAGAACGAATGCCAGATCTTACGGCAGCGAGTGGAGATCTTCAAGGAGTTCCGTCACCACCAAGAGAAGCCAACGCAAGTGAACTGCGAACAGGACAAGAAAAGTCAGAAGCCTGTGGAAGCAGACAAGGTGGGAACTAACAAGAACATGCGAGCGAGTGACAGCACGTGCCATAAGCGAGACAGGGTCTGCAGGCGCCCGGATGCTTGCCTCCGGAAGAAGGCACGGAATAACTGGCTCAATACTCGCATTGCAAGAAGAGCGCATATTGGGAGAAGGAGGACGCCCAGCAACGTAAGATAG